In one window of Camelina sativa cultivar DH55 chromosome 15, Cs, whole genome shotgun sequence DNA:
- the LOC104748695 gene encoding B3 domain-containing protein At2g33720-like, with protein MDMAPISASNKTLVTLDLFPYDKPHDDPEDASDNKQTEENINLASLRFTTDQEQREEVHHNVSTKTTLYTDPWTIKKELTKSSIGYLNYLYLNGSIVRSDILRYLPISDQRVVEEGPGLAVNVYDEDTDTMHKLVLKKWPKCLSYILGSAWRREFVVRRDLKIGDVVGIYWDPYESKLHFCVLSRSPIKELI; from the coding sequence ATGGATATGGCTCCTATTTCAGCGTCAAATAAGACTTTGGTCACCCTGGATCTGTTTCCGTATGACAAGCCACATGATGATCCCGAAGATGCGTCAGACAATAAGCAAACCGAAGAAAACATAAACCTGGCGTCGTTGAGGTTTACGACGGATCAAGAACAAAGAGAGGAGGTGCACCACAATGTCTCAACAAAAACAACTCTCTACACCGATCCATGGACCATCAAGAAGGAATTGACCAAAAGCAGTATTGGCTATCTAAACTATCTTTATCTGAATGGAAGCATCGTGCGTAGCGACATTCTGAGATATCTCCCTATATCTGATCAAAGGGTAGTCGAAGAAGGCCCTGGATTAGCAGTCAACGTGTATGATGAAGACACTGATACTATGCACAAGCTGGTTCTTAAGAAATGGCCCAAGTGTCTAAGCTATATTCTTGGCAGTGCATGGCGTAGGGAATTCGTCGTGAGAAGAGATTTGAAGATAGGCGATGTGGTTGGAATATATTGGGATCCTTATGAGTCGAAGCTTCACTTTTGTGTGCTTTCTCGTTCACCCATAAAAGAGTTAATCTGA